The proteins below come from a single Nostoc sp. KVJ3 genomic window:
- a CDS encoding collagen-like protein, with product MSTQKPSQFRNSFLKAIAKQATFGIALLGMSLPLGMQAVYSQTPPNIVNSNVIQACVERDGKLKIVSSATACRKDQQPLNWNKVGPSGLPGLPGPQGVPGPQGLPGAQGTPGAQGTPGAQGTPGVSGYERVVITTVNEQLGAFGETVRFVSCPAGKKVVGGGGIIFNASGRWYVDTSGPVSDTQWAIAFANTTANLITAGQISVSAICVTANP from the coding sequence ATGTCTACTCAAAAACCATCTCAATTCCGTAACTCTTTCCTAAAAGCGATCGCAAAACAAGCTACTTTTGGAATTGCTCTTCTAGGTATGAGTCTACCACTCGGAATGCAAGCTGTTTATTCCCAGACACCCCCTAACATAGTTAATTCTAATGTGATTCAAGCGTGTGTCGAGCGTGATGGGAAACTCAAAATTGTTTCCAGTGCAACTGCCTGCCGTAAAGACCAGCAACCGCTCAATTGGAATAAGGTTGGTCCGTCTGGACTGCCAGGACTGCCAGGACCGCAAGGAGTACCTGGACCACAGGGATTACCAGGAGCGCAGGGAACACCAGGAGCGCAAGGAACACCAGGAGCGCAAGGAACACCAGGTGTAAGTGGGTATGAACGAGTTGTTATTACGACGGTCAATGAGCAATTGGGTGCCTTTGGAGAAACAGTTCGGTTTGTATCCTGTCCAGCAGGCAAGAAGGTTGTCGGGGGTGGTGGAATTATCTTTAACGCATCAGGTCGTTGGTATGTAGATACATCTGGCCCAGTTTCTGATACCCAGTGGGCGATAGCCTTTGCAAACACTACCGCAAACTTGATTACAGCAGGGCAAATCAGTGTTTCAGCAATCTGCGTCACTGCAAATCCCTAA
- a CDS encoding c-type heme family protein produces the protein MFRNWKLSTKFTLLLTLVFLGGICLSGIILASAMKHEAEEDISTKAEILTQTMNAVRNYTDNSINPLLEKQLLTAPEFIRQTVPGFAARQVFEQFRAHQGYQSFLYKEATLNPTNLQDQADEFETKLVQQFRQQPQLTTQTGYRTKDGKNLFYIAQPLTVNQKNCLQCHDRPELAPQSMIQSYGSNNGFGWKLNEIIAAQTIYVPADEVFAHVRETLTLVMSVVIAVFALGIWLINRFLKHTVIYPLRQLTAIAQKVGASTITIEQVDGFNSPSITKVARQADEPGQLARTFQYMAHEVAMREQNLTQAVQQRTAQLAESIQEAETARTKAEAANKTKSLFLSNMSHELRTPLNVILGFTQLMMRSSSVNSQLQGYLDTIIRSGEHLLTLINDVLSMSQIEAGKITLNENDFHLANFLDWLKQIFQLKAESKGIKLIFELAPNLPKSIHTDESKLRQVLVNLLSNALKFTTNGSIILRVSVVKNEEVTTDDDGKLTLNFEVSDTGMGILPQELTNLFQPFIQTETGRNSQEGTGLGLAISRSFVRLMGGEMTVESQVGVGTTFKFNIQTYAVITEQIEQTAPSRQVVGLLAGQPTYRILIVEDKPENQQLMMELLTPVGFDVRCAINGQDAINIWQSWSPHLIWMDMRMPVLNGYEATKQIKAIGNPATIVIALSGSAFEEDKMTALSVGCDDFVRKPFRTEVIFSKIALHLGVVYIYAEDSRSSHRESLMTAPVDSLTPQDLAVMPSEWVAQLHNFALKVNAKQIMQLITQIPEQNAYLAMALTILVNNFEFEKIVELTNT, from the coding sequence ATGTTCAGAAATTGGAAACTAAGTACAAAATTTACACTATTACTTACACTGGTTTTTCTCGGTGGAATTTGCTTGAGTGGAATTATCTTGGCTTCAGCAATGAAGCACGAAGCCGAAGAGGATATTAGCACCAAAGCAGAAATTCTTACCCAAACGATGAACGCTGTCAGGAATTACACCGACAACAGCATTAATCCTCTGCTAGAAAAGCAACTGTTGACTGCACCAGAGTTTATCCGCCAAACAGTCCCCGGTTTCGCAGCGCGGCAAGTTTTTGAGCAATTTCGCGCCCATCAAGGATATCAAAGCTTCCTCTACAAAGAAGCGACACTAAATCCGACCAATCTCCAAGACCAAGCAGATGAGTTTGAAACCAAACTGGTTCAGCAATTTCGCCAACAGCCGCAACTGACCACGCAAACTGGATATCGCACTAAAGATGGAAAAAACCTGTTTTACATCGCCCAACCACTAACAGTAAATCAGAAAAACTGTTTGCAGTGTCACGACCGACCGGAATTAGCTCCCCAAAGCATGATTCAAAGTTACGGGAGTAACAATGGATTTGGTTGGAAACTCAATGAAATCATCGCCGCACAAACAATATATGTACCAGCAGATGAGGTATTTGCTCATGTGCGGGAAACGCTGACTTTAGTTATGAGCGTTGTGATTGCTGTTTTTGCCCTTGGTATCTGGCTGATTAATCGCTTTTTGAAGCATACAGTAATTTATCCCCTCAGACAACTAACAGCGATCGCTCAAAAAGTCGGTGCTAGTACAATTACTATTGAGCAAGTAGATGGCTTTAATTCTCCCAGCATTACGAAAGTAGCGCGACAAGCTGACGAACCAGGACAACTCGCACGCACTTTCCAGTACATGGCCCATGAAGTTGCGATGCGTGAGCAAAATCTGACTCAAGCAGTCCAACAGCGCACCGCTCAACTGGCAGAAAGTATTCAAGAAGCAGAAACTGCTAGAACCAAAGCCGAAGCCGCCAACAAAACTAAAAGCTTGTTTCTTTCTAATATGAGTCATGAACTGCGAACTCCCCTCAACGTCATTTTGGGATTTACTCAGTTGATGATGCGTAGTAGTTCTGTGAATTCGCAATTGCAAGGTTATCTAGACACAATTATTCGGAGTGGCGAACACCTGCTGACTTTAATTAATGATGTGTTGTCAATGTCCCAGATTGAAGCAGGTAAAATTACACTGAATGAAAATGATTTTCATCTCGCTAATTTTCTGGATTGGCTAAAACAAATATTTCAATTAAAAGCAGAGTCAAAAGGAATTAAACTCATCTTTGAATTAGCACCTAACTTACCCAAATCCATCCATACAGATGAAAGTAAACTGCGCCAAGTTTTAGTAAATTTATTAAGTAATGCTCTGAAGTTTACAACGAACGGTAGCATTATCCTGCGAGTGTCAGTAGTTAAAAATGAAGAAGTAACAACTGACGATGATGGAAAACTGACACTTAACTTTGAAGTTTCAGACACGGGAATGGGAATTTTACCACAAGAACTGACAAACTTATTTCAACCCTTTATTCAAACAGAAACTGGTCGTAATTCTCAGGAGGGGACTGGGCTAGGATTAGCCATTAGTCGGAGTTTTGTTCGGTTAATGGGAGGAGAAATGACTGTTGAGAGTCAGGTAGGCGTAGGCACAACTTTTAAATTTAATATTCAGACTTATGCAGTTATTACCGAGCAAATCGAGCAAACAGCACCTAGCCGACAAGTTGTAGGACTGTTGGCGGGACAACCAACCTATCGAATTTTAATTGTTGAAGACAAACCAGAAAATCAGCAGCTAATGATGGAGTTACTAACACCCGTAGGTTTTGATGTGCGTTGTGCAATTAATGGACAAGATGCAATTAACATTTGGCAAAGTTGGTCTCCGCATTTGATTTGGATGGATATGCGAATGCCTGTGTTAAATGGATATGAGGCTACCAAACAAATAAAAGCCATAGGTAATCCAGCGACGATTGTGATTGCCCTCAGCGGCAGTGCTTTTGAAGAAGACAAAATGACGGCATTATCAGTTGGTTGTGACGATTTTGTGCGTAAGCCTTTCCGCACAGAAGTCATCTTTTCAAAGATAGCGCTGCATTTAGGAGTAGTTTACATTTACGCGGAAGATTCTAGGAGTAGCCATAGAGAAAGCCTTATGACTGCGCCTGTTGACTCCCTCACTCCTCAAGACCTAGCTGTAATGCCTAGTGAGTGGGTAGCACAATTGCATAATTTTGCACTCAAAGTTAATGCCAAGCAAATTATGCAATTAATTACACAAATTCCTGAGCAAAATGCTTATTTAGCTATGGCTTTGACTATTTTGGTAAATAATTTCGAGTTTGAGAAAATTGTAGAATTAACCAACACTTAA
- a CDS encoding response regulator, with protein MDGTQFLKGDILIVDDTPDNLRLLSTMLIEQGYEVRSVTNGSTALMGIQAQPPDLILLDINMPGMNGYEVCQRLKANSNTQAIPVIFISALNEVFDKVKAFTVGGVDYITKPFQVEEVLVRVENQLTICRLQAQLLKALQQERQLNQRIEAMATLEERHRIARDIHDSLGHALVALNIQMETALTLWRIEPEQAYEFLQEAKQLGSDALKAVRQSVSEIRSDPLQGQLLEKAIATLTQEFYRTTGIPPECQIDLSYPLSNQVNTVVYRIVQESLTNICKYAAATRVQIQIQTTAEGLLLVIQDNGKGMSIDSSGYGFGLQGMRERTTKVGGQLEITSEPGAGCRITARFSRLAA; from the coding sequence ATGGATGGTACTCAGTTCCTCAAAGGAGACATCCTCATAGTTGATGACACGCCGGATAACCTACGCTTGTTATCCACGATGTTGATTGAACAGGGGTATGAAGTTCGCAGTGTTACTAATGGCTCAACAGCATTAATGGGGATACAAGCCCAACCCCCTGACTTGATTTTGCTAGATATTAATATGCCAGGGATGAATGGCTATGAGGTGTGCCAACGCTTAAAAGCTAACTCCAACACCCAAGCAATTCCAGTAATTTTTATTAGCGCCCTCAATGAAGTGTTTGATAAGGTGAAAGCTTTTACAGTTGGGGGTGTAGACTATATTACTAAGCCATTTCAAGTTGAGGAAGTTCTGGTGCGGGTTGAGAATCAACTCACAATTTGCCGCTTGCAAGCACAGTTGCTCAAAGCATTACAACAGGAACGGCAACTCAATCAGCGAATCGAAGCAATGGCAACATTAGAAGAGCGTCATCGCATTGCCCGTGATATCCATGATTCTTTGGGTCACGCATTAGTCGCACTCAACATTCAAATGGAAACGGCTCTAACTTTGTGGCGGATTGAACCAGAGCAAGCCTATGAATTTTTGCAGGAGGCGAAACAATTAGGTTCTGATGCCTTAAAAGCAGTGCGGCAGTCTGTATCCGAAATTCGCTCTGACCCATTGCAAGGTCAATTGTTAGAAAAAGCGATCGCTACTCTAACTCAAGAATTTTACCGCACTACTGGCATCCCGCCAGAATGCCAAATTGACTTATCTTATCCTTTATCTAATCAGGTCAATACGGTAGTATATAGAATTGTCCAGGAAAGCCTGACAAATATTTGCAAGTATGCGGCAGCCACCAGAGTGCAGATTCAGATTCAAACGACTGCTGAGGGTTTATTGTTAGTTATCCAGGATAATGGCAAAGGTATGTCGATTGATAGCTCTGGTTATGGCTTTGGACTTCAGGGAATGCGGGAACGCACTACAAAAGTTGGTGGTCAATTAGAAATTACTAGCGAGCCTGGTGCTGGTTGTCGAATTACCGCAAGATTTTCGAGGTTGGCAGCATGA
- a CDS encoding alpha-helical pore-forming toxin family protein, translating to MPNFTIQAAQKIDAASKTQISQGLLIQTYCNSVLSQPNVNFSGFKTLGQYQTDINNGLTTAQGHANTYLNIIQPAIITNITNINNYYSLHSAVASTLPPGSTVEQWLTALSILKKQSTQYQTDANNIVKTLQTLHSNLTTDTASFAKTVSELNAAVNGDDGILNSINGELNSIQSKIDGAIAGTVLSSLAIVGGIFIAAVGGIADFVTVGASTPVLAGGIALVVVGVGGEVASAITLKNLNDQKANLLTQKSSLTAEVNLATGISTAYTSLKNQAGAAVTSATEMENAWNFLSSDLGNLINDLDQGIKGTGEVRQIFLTAANSTVQSVITDTTIIKNQMTGVSSSVAPSNATIGDYIVSLARQHQLAVA from the coding sequence ATGCCTAACTTTACCATTCAAGCCGCACAAAAAATTGACGCAGCCTCAAAAACTCAAATATCCCAAGGGCTTTTAATTCAGACTTACTGCAACAGCGTGTTGAGTCAGCCTAATGTCAATTTTTCCGGGTTCAAAACTCTAGGGCAGTATCAAACTGATATTAACAACGGTCTAACAACTGCACAAGGTCATGCGAATACCTATCTGAATATCATCCAGCCCGCCATCATTACCAATATCACCAACATCAATAACTACTATTCTTTACATAGTGCAGTTGCCTCCACCCTTCCGCCAGGATCGACTGTCGAGCAATGGTTAACCGCTTTGAGCATCCTGAAGAAACAATCCACACAGTATCAAACTGATGCTAATAATATCGTCAAAACATTACAAACTCTTCATAGCAACCTAACCACCGACACCGCTAGCTTTGCAAAAACTGTTAGTGAGTTAAATGCCGCCGTAAATGGTGACGACGGTATCCTCAATTCAATTAACGGTGAATTGAATAGCATTCAGAGCAAGATTGATGGAGCGATCGCTGGTACTGTCTTAAGCAGTCTGGCAATTGTTGGTGGAATCTTTATTGCTGCGGTTGGCGGGATCGCTGATTTCGTCACCGTAGGCGCTTCAACTCCTGTACTAGCGGGTGGAATCGCCTTAGTTGTGGTCGGAGTAGGCGGTGAGGTGGCATCAGCAATAACTCTGAAAAATTTGAATGACCAAAAAGCTAACTTACTTACACAAAAATCTTCCCTCACCGCCGAAGTCAATCTCGCAACTGGTATCAGCACTGCTTATACTAGCCTCAAAAATCAAGCGGGAGCGGCAGTTACTTCTGCCACAGAGATGGAAAATGCCTGGAACTTTTTAAGCAGCGATCTAGGAAACTTAATTAACGACCTCGATCAAGGAATAAAGGGCACTGGGGAAGTACGACAAATTTTCTTGACTGCGGCCAATTCAACAGTCCAAAGCGTGATTACCGATACTACTATCATCAAAAATCAGATGACTGGTGTGTCGTCCTCTGTCGCCCCCTCTAATGCAACCATTGGTGATTATATCGTCTCTTTAGCAAGACAGCACCAACTGGCAGTCGCTTAA
- a CDS encoding response regulator transcription factor: MIRILIAEDQEIVRRGLKTLLAIKPDLQIVGEADNGQRAIQLIESLQAQFLPPDIVLMDIRMPVMDGVEATRLICEKFPGIKILILTTFDDAKYVAEALRFGAKGYLLKDTPTEELAEAIRSIHKGYTQFGPGIVEKMIANVAVAETDKQQLPPGMTELTAREREILLMIAKGASNREIAQAIFLSEGTVRNHISNILARLNLRDRTQAAIVANSCLSWLENSEPIRNAT, encoded by the coding sequence ATGATCCGAATATTAATTGCAGAAGATCAGGAGATTGTTCGACGAGGTTTAAAAACCTTGTTGGCAATTAAGCCAGATTTGCAAATTGTCGGCGAAGCAGACAACGGCCAAAGAGCAATTCAACTCATCGAGTCCTTACAGGCGCAGTTTCTACCACCAGATATAGTACTGATGGATATTCGGATGCCTGTAATGGATGGGGTAGAAGCTACACGCCTAATTTGCGAAAAGTTTCCCGGTATAAAGATTCTTATCCTGACAACTTTTGATGATGCCAAGTATGTCGCTGAGGCGCTACGCTTTGGCGCTAAAGGCTATTTGTTGAAAGATACACCGACTGAAGAACTAGCAGAGGCAATTCGTTCAATTCACAAGGGTTATACCCAGTTTGGGCCAGGAATTGTCGAGAAGATGATTGCGAATGTGGCAGTTGCAGAAACAGACAAGCAGCAGCTACCCCCAGGTATGACAGAACTCACCGCCAGAGAACGAGAAATTTTGCTGATGATTGCCAAGGGTGCGAGTAACCGCGAAATTGCCCAAGCAATCTTTCTCTCGGAAGGGACGGTAAGAAACCATATTAGCAATATCCTCGCACGGCTGAATTTGCGCGATCGCACTCAAGCTGCAATAGTTGCCAACTCTTGCCTATCCTGGTTAGAGAACTCTGAACCGATTCGTAATGCCACTTAG